In Rariglobus hedericola, the following proteins share a genomic window:
- a CDS encoding efflux RND transporter periplasmic adaptor subunit, which produces MKLSAFTSALVLVTSLTSPLHAADSAARRANTVVLDETGVKNLRIQTVVVEPGDFEETTFALGRIEVYPGNRAVISSRIAGRAVEVRLKHDHAITKGDVAFVVESRQIGNPPPTIELTAPITGLVSSVNVVTGESVDPDKSLAEILDLTKVYALARVPEHLAGRLKRGQRAHITVAAASGETFPAELEHLGVLADPASGTVEAAFRVANPELKLRPGMRAEFSIVTARRADVTSIPRSALQGSPAARFVYVKDFDLPNAFVKTPVVIGESNDRSVEIISGLLPADEVVTQGAYSLAFAGGGTLSLKEALDAAHGHAHAADGSELKSGAATSDDDHGHAHDGDEHSDHHESPIWKILTGVFFVAFVVTLFAKKPSAKA; this is translated from the coding sequence ATGAAACTCTCCGCATTCACTTCCGCACTCGTTCTCGTCACATCGCTGACGTCACCTTTGCACGCAGCCGACTCCGCCGCTCGGCGCGCCAACACCGTCGTCCTCGATGAGACCGGCGTGAAAAACCTCCGCATTCAAACCGTGGTCGTCGAGCCCGGTGATTTCGAGGAGACGACTTTCGCCCTCGGTCGCATCGAGGTCTATCCCGGCAACCGCGCCGTCATCAGCAGTCGCATCGCCGGACGCGCAGTCGAGGTCCGCCTCAAACACGATCACGCCATCACCAAGGGCGATGTCGCCTTCGTCGTCGAGAGCCGCCAGATCGGCAACCCGCCGCCCACAATCGAACTCACCGCTCCCATCACCGGCCTCGTGAGTAGCGTCAATGTCGTGACCGGCGAATCCGTTGACCCCGACAAGTCTCTCGCGGAGATCCTCGATCTCACCAAGGTCTATGCGCTCGCCCGCGTGCCCGAGCACCTCGCCGGCCGCCTCAAACGCGGGCAACGCGCGCACATAACCGTCGCCGCTGCTTCCGGCGAAACCTTCCCCGCCGAATTGGAACATCTCGGTGTCCTCGCCGATCCGGCCAGCGGCACCGTGGAAGCTGCGTTCCGCGTCGCGAATCCCGAACTCAAACTTCGCCCGGGAATGCGCGCCGAGTTCTCCATCGTCACCGCCCGACGCGCCGACGTCACCAGCATCCCCCGCAGCGCGTTGCAAGGTTCACCGGCCGCTCGTTTCGTTTACGTGAAGGACTTCGATCTGCCCAACGCCTTCGTGAAAACCCCCGTCGTCATCGGCGAGAGCAATGACCGATCGGTCGAGATCATCAGCGGCCTTCTCCCCGCCGACGAAGTCGTAACGCAAGGGGCCTACTCGCTCGCCTTCGCCGGCGGAGGCACGCTGTCGTTGAAAGAAGCGCTCGACGCCGCCCACGGCCATGCCCACGCCGCCGACGGCTCCGAACTCAAATCCGGCGCCGCCACCTCCGACGATGACCACGGACACGCCCACGACGGCGATGAACACTCCGATCACCACGAGAGCCCGATTTGGAAAATTCTCACCGGCGTTTTCTTCGTCGCCTTCGTGGTGACCCTCTTTGCCAAGAAGCCTTCAGCCAAAGCCTGA
- a CDS encoding TolC family protein — MSAQQLSLADALRRADEQNPSLHAQDSTRRAAEALIEQAGVRPNPTLDVTAENFAGTGALRGVDSIETTVQASQTFERGGKRAKRLSVARREREVADHEFTVRRAEVLASTVAAYIDVLAAQERLALSTASLDLARETTDAVAARVKAAVASTAESARARAALATARADHARAESTLTQARAALATIWGGTATDVTTLAGTLRMPDELPAAETLLAKLTTHPRFALQQATISSHRASLQLAQSKNAQDITVGGGVRFLRENSDAGLVAGVSIPLPFRSQNQGNIRAARETLAGAEQATRVIDAALRASFSAAWQDLQISRSIARDLRTDALPATEEALALVRHAYAQGELPLLGVLEAQRAHTVLRREILDAETASASALVRVEALTDPAFPLTTALLSSR; from the coding sequence TTGTCCGCGCAACAGCTCTCACTTGCCGATGCGCTTCGCCGCGCCGACGAACAAAACCCTTCGCTGCATGCGCAGGATTCCACGCGGCGCGCCGCCGAGGCTCTGATCGAGCAGGCCGGTGTGCGTCCCAACCCCACGCTTGATGTCACCGCGGAAAACTTCGCCGGCACCGGTGCTCTCCGCGGCGTCGACTCCATTGAAACCACCGTGCAGGCCAGCCAAACGTTTGAGCGTGGCGGCAAACGAGCCAAGCGCCTCAGCGTTGCCCGCCGTGAACGCGAGGTCGCCGACCACGAGTTTACCGTGCGCCGCGCCGAAGTGCTCGCCTCCACCGTCGCCGCCTACATCGACGTGCTCGCCGCACAGGAACGCCTCGCGTTGTCCACCGCGTCGCTCGATCTCGCCCGCGAAACCACCGACGCCGTCGCCGCGCGCGTGAAAGCCGCCGTCGCCTCCACCGCGGAATCCGCCCGCGCCCGCGCCGCTCTCGCCACCGCGCGCGCCGATCATGCCCGCGCCGAGTCGACCCTTACGCAGGCTCGCGCCGCCCTCGCGACGATTTGGGGCGGGACTGCGACCGACGTGACCACGCTCGCCGGCACACTGCGGATGCCCGATGAGTTACCCGCCGCCGAGACGTTGCTCGCCAAGCTCACGACTCACCCGCGTTTCGCGCTTCAACAAGCCACCATTTCCAGCCATCGCGCCTCACTCCAGCTCGCCCAATCCAAAAACGCGCAAGACATCACGGTCGGCGGAGGCGTGCGTTTTCTCCGAGAAAATTCCGATGCGGGTCTGGTCGCCGGTGTGTCGATTCCGCTTCCTTTCCGTAGCCAGAACCAGGGCAACATCCGCGCCGCCCGCGAAACCCTCGCCGGTGCCGAGCAAGCCACTCGTGTGATCGACGCCGCGTTGCGCGCCTCGTTCTCAGCCGCGTGGCAGGATCTGCAGATTTCGCGCTCCATCGCGCGCGACCTGCGCACCGATGCGCTCCCCGCCACCGAAGAAGCGCTCGCCCTTGTCCGCCACGCCTACGCCCAGGGCGAACTTCCGCTCCTCGGCGTGCTCGAAGCCCAACGCGCTCACACCGTCCTCCGTCGCGAGATCCTCGATGCCGAGACCGCTTCCGCTTCGGCCCTCGTGCGCGTCGAAGCCCTGACCGATCCCGCCTTCCCTCTGACCACAGCACTCCTTTCGTCCCGATGA
- a CDS encoding ATP-dependent helicase, producing the protein MDHSFDHHDRSAHSGVPPIDFRASLNDEQFAAVTAEPGPLLILAGAGSGKTRTLTYRVAYLLSKGVRPAEILLLTFTNKAAKEMLHRVHDLTGVEPGRFWGGTFHSIGNRALRIYGDAIGLPKNFTILDADESESLLKQVVETENKLFFKDKTNPKPGPLFSVLSLARNTQKPIDETVERYFPQYSEIKHMLPPFAAAYAAKKRAQDVLDYDDLLELWLELLKKAPDVAAYFANRFRHVLVDEYQDTNTIQSQIVDALAGHHQVMAVGDDAQCIYSWRGADFENLMTFEDRHPGTVIHRIETNYRSTPQILNLANGVLDAQPKGRHFEKELRAARKNGQRPMVVQTIDDREQADFILKRTRNLIEEEGVAPGEIAILYRSHFHALEIQLAFSRAGIPYQITSGVKFFERQHVRDLIAFVQFVANPRNESAWNRIAVLLPKVGDKGAQKIYAAAYDHAKLMQRDFVDALATDDVKTKVSKDAKDEWASFTASLKQISDVMRTGKPESVISTAIDGWYADYMKGEYADYIDRMEELKALIGFASRFDDIEEMLSQISLMNGETSEKHVDVPPDTVKLTTVHQSKGLEFDIVFVIGVADGMFPGRRAIEADDVEEERRLFYVAVTRAKNELYICYPKVATRAGPGGLLLTPSRFITELSPDLYEPLRIKRQFGW; encoded by the coding sequence ATGGACCACTCCTTCGATCACCACGACCGCTCCGCCCACTCCGGCGTCCCGCCCATCGATTTCCGCGCGTCCCTCAACGACGAGCAATTCGCCGCCGTCACCGCCGAGCCCGGTCCATTGCTCATCCTCGCCGGCGCCGGTTCCGGCAAGACCCGCACGCTCACCTACCGCGTCGCCTACCTGCTCTCCAAGGGCGTCCGCCCCGCCGAGATCCTGCTTCTCACGTTCACCAACAAGGCCGCCAAGGAGATGCTCCATCGCGTCCACGATCTCACCGGCGTCGAGCCCGGCCGTTTCTGGGGCGGCACGTTTCACTCGATCGGCAACCGCGCGCTCCGCATCTACGGTGACGCCATCGGTCTTCCCAAGAATTTCACCATCCTCGACGCCGACGAATCCGAATCGCTCCTCAAGCAGGTCGTCGAAACCGAGAACAAGCTGTTCTTCAAAGATAAGACCAACCCCAAGCCCGGCCCGCTCTTCAGCGTGCTCTCCCTCGCGCGCAATACCCAGAAACCGATCGACGAGACCGTCGAGCGTTACTTCCCCCAGTATTCAGAAATCAAGCACATGCTCCCGCCCTTCGCCGCCGCCTACGCCGCGAAGAAGCGCGCCCAGGATGTGCTCGATTACGACGACCTGCTTGAGCTCTGGCTTGAGCTGCTCAAAAAAGCCCCCGACGTCGCCGCCTACTTCGCCAACCGTTTCCGCCACGTCCTCGTGGACGAATATCAGGACACCAACACGATCCAGTCCCAGATCGTGGACGCCCTCGCCGGCCATCATCAGGTCATGGCCGTCGGTGACGACGCGCAATGCATCTACTCCTGGCGCGGCGCCGATTTCGAAAATCTCATGACGTTCGAAGACCGCCACCCCGGCACGGTCATCCACCGCATCGAGACCAACTACCGCTCGACTCCGCAGATCCTGAACCTCGCCAACGGTGTTCTCGACGCCCAGCCCAAGGGCCGTCACTTCGAAAAGGAACTGCGCGCCGCCCGTAAGAACGGACAACGGCCCATGGTCGTCCAAACCATCGACGACCGCGAGCAGGCCGACTTCATCCTCAAACGCACGCGCAACCTCATCGAGGAAGAAGGCGTCGCCCCCGGGGAGATCGCCATTCTCTATCGCTCGCATTTCCACGCACTCGAAATCCAGCTCGCCTTCTCCCGCGCCGGCATTCCCTACCAGATCACCAGTGGAGTGAAGTTCTTCGAGCGCCAGCATGTGCGCGACTTGATCGCCTTCGTGCAATTCGTCGCCAACCCGCGCAACGAATCCGCCTGGAACCGCATCGCCGTCCTCCTTCCCAAGGTCGGTGACAAGGGCGCGCAAAAAATCTACGCCGCCGCCTACGATCACGCGAAGCTCATGCAACGCGACTTCGTGGACGCCCTCGCGACCGACGACGTGAAGACCAAGGTCTCCAAAGACGCCAAGGACGAGTGGGCCAGCTTCACCGCTTCGCTCAAACAGATCTCCGACGTCATGCGCACCGGCAAACCCGAGTCGGTCATCTCCACCGCCATCGACGGCTGGTATGCCGACTACATGAAGGGCGAATACGCCGACTACATCGACCGCATGGAGGAGTTGAAGGCACTCATCGGTTTCGCCTCTCGCTTCGACGACATCGAGGAAATGCTTTCGCAGATTTCGCTCATGAACGGCGAGACCAGCGAGAAACACGTCGATGTCCCGCCCGACACTGTGAAACTCACGACTGTCCACCAATCGAAGGGCCTCGAGTTCGACATCGTCTTCGTGATCGGCGTCGCCGATGGCATGTTCCCCGGACGCCGCGCCATCGAGGCAGACGACGTCGAGGAAGAGCGCCGTTTGTTCTATGTCGCCGTCACCCGCGCGAAGAACGAGCTCTACATTTGTTACCCGAAAGTCGCCACGCGCGCTGGCCCCGGCGGACTCCTGCTTACGCCCAGCCGTTTCATCACCGAACTCTCGCCTGATCTTTACGAGCCGCTCCGCATCAAGCGCCAGTTCGGCTGGTGA
- a CDS encoding DUF4139 domain-containing protein, giving the protein MKTLALFSAFIALLPLSLTAGPALTIYNQNFAVVRETIPFDLKSGVNLVNFSGVTTQVEPDSVVLRDASGKLALRILEQSYRADAASQGLLLAMNEGKELDFIVRDKDAKEYLVKGRVIRSGYKAGGEASTPIIEVDGKLRFSLPGQPIFPSLGDDAILQPTLAWQVNVEKDAKLDAELGYVTGGMSWQAAYNFVAPEKGDQVDIVGWVTVVNNTGKQFTDASIKLMAGDVNRVQPQSPTMRRDGMVMAMAVARQEDVTEKSFDEFHLYSLPRNVTLRDQETKQVEFIRAKGVTAPQLYIFDQQKYGAKVATVREFKNIKENGGLGLPLPKGRTRFYRQDSADGRLEFVGENNIDHTAKNETVRIYTGDVFDIVVERKATDTKMSSRNDFREEAFEVTLRNRKSDTVEVRISEHFYQWPNWSLIEQSDPSEKTDASTAEFRVKLKPDEEKKVTYRVRYDWK; this is encoded by the coding sequence ATGAAAACCCTCGCTTTGTTTAGTGCTTTTATCGCGTTGCTACCCCTGTCGCTGACCGCGGGGCCGGCGTTGACCATTTATAACCAGAATTTCGCCGTGGTGCGGGAGACGATCCCGTTCGACCTGAAGTCGGGCGTGAACCTGGTGAACTTCTCCGGTGTGACCACGCAGGTGGAGCCGGATTCGGTGGTGTTGCGCGATGCGTCGGGCAAGTTGGCTCTGCGCATCCTCGAACAAAGTTACCGCGCTGATGCGGCGTCGCAGGGTCTCCTGCTCGCGATGAACGAGGGGAAAGAGCTAGATTTCATCGTGCGGGATAAGGATGCGAAGGAATATCTCGTGAAGGGCCGCGTGATCCGCAGCGGTTACAAGGCGGGTGGCGAGGCTTCGACTCCGATCATCGAGGTGGACGGTAAATTGCGGTTCTCGCTGCCGGGGCAGCCGATTTTTCCGTCGCTGGGTGACGATGCGATTTTGCAGCCGACGCTGGCTTGGCAGGTGAACGTGGAGAAGGATGCCAAGCTGGATGCGGAGTTGGGTTATGTCACCGGCGGCATGAGTTGGCAGGCGGCGTATAACTTTGTCGCGCCGGAAAAGGGCGATCAGGTGGATATCGTCGGCTGGGTGACCGTCGTGAATAACACCGGCAAGCAATTCACCGATGCGTCGATCAAGCTGATGGCGGGGGATGTGAACCGCGTGCAACCGCAGTCGCCGACAATGCGGAGAGACGGAATGGTGATGGCGATGGCGGTTGCGCGACAAGAAGACGTCACTGAGAAGTCCTTTGACGAATTTCATCTTTATTCACTGCCGCGCAACGTCACCTTGCGCGATCAAGAGACCAAGCAGGTCGAGTTTATCCGCGCGAAGGGCGTGACGGCTCCGCAGCTCTACATTTTTGATCAGCAAAAATACGGCGCGAAGGTGGCGACCGTTCGCGAGTTTAAAAACATCAAGGAAAATGGCGGTCTCGGCCTGCCGTTGCCGAAGGGACGCACGCGGTTTTATCGTCAGGACTCGGCGGACGGTCGTCTGGAGTTTGTGGGTGAAAATAACATCGACCACACCGCGAAGAACGAGACGGTGCGCATCTATACCGGAGACGTGTTCGACATCGTGGTCGAACGTAAGGCGACCGACACAAAGATGAGTTCGCGTAACGATTTCCGCGAAGAGGCGTTCGAGGTCACCCTGCGCAACCGCAAGTCGGACACCGTTGAGGTCCGCATCAGCGAGCACTTTTATCAGTGGCCTAACTGGTCGCTGATCGAACAGTCCGACCCATCCGAGAAAACCGATGCGAGCACCGCCGAATTCCGCGTGAAGCTGAAACCAGACGAGGAAAAGAAGGTCACGTATCGGGTGCGCTACGATTGGAAGTGA
- a CDS encoding agenet domain-containing protein, producing the protein MKTLRWVLAVGLSVSAAFAAWKKDDRVEAMSYGSWYLAKVIEIEETRWKVTYDGYTSSSDEWLPAEKIRDLPKVAWKTGDRIEAYSAGKWYGGKIVESAPNRWKVTYDGYASNWDEWLKVDRIRMPGAAAAGADGQPVATVDPKAKSFDWPARPDGAKGGLQGAWLRMETYYWNGSLSLSSYGWFFTKSGRVSRAPGGGFNFSDFEKTAKAGKEDGVYWITGDKITIRWADGSKDWEYSFEKKGNELWLDGTGATPVEGFKTGWRLDGEYEGGASLGGGTLASSSTVVFRKDGTFARSSISSFKSGDTTQISGGSQSASAGTYEFNGHTLTLTPNDAAATRYTVFGFGDKDSEGCPEYIYRDGTMMRNQAMKKASK; encoded by the coding sequence ATGAAAACTCTGCGCTGGGTATTGGCGGTTGGGTTAAGTGTATCGGCGGCTTTTGCCGCTTGGAAAAAGGACGATCGCGTCGAGGCGATGTCCTACGGGAGCTGGTATCTGGCAAAGGTCATCGAGATCGAGGAGACGCGTTGGAAGGTCACCTATGATGGTTACACCAGCAGTTCGGACGAATGGTTGCCGGCAGAAAAGATTCGGGATTTGCCCAAGGTTGCTTGGAAAACGGGCGATCGTATCGAGGCGTATTCCGCCGGGAAATGGTATGGCGGGAAAATCGTTGAATCCGCGCCGAACCGTTGGAAGGTCACCTACGACGGCTACGCGAGCAATTGGGACGAGTGGTTGAAAGTTGACCGTATCAGGATGCCGGGCGCAGCGGCGGCGGGTGCAGACGGGCAGCCGGTCGCGACCGTTGATCCCAAGGCGAAGAGCTTTGACTGGCCGGCGCGTCCCGACGGCGCGAAGGGCGGACTGCAAGGCGCGTGGTTGCGCATGGAGACGTATTATTGGAACGGCAGCCTGAGCTTAAGCAGTTACGGATGGTTCTTCACCAAGAGCGGACGCGTCAGCCGCGCGCCCGGCGGCGGTTTCAATTTTTCCGACTTCGAGAAAACGGCCAAGGCGGGCAAGGAGGACGGTGTGTATTGGATAACCGGTGACAAGATCACGATCCGTTGGGCGGATGGTTCGAAGGACTGGGAATATTCATTCGAGAAAAAAGGAAACGAACTTTGGCTGGATGGAACCGGTGCCACGCCGGTCGAGGGCTTCAAGACGGGCTGGCGGCTCGACGGTGAATACGAAGGTGGCGCGTCTCTCGGAGGCGGGACGCTCGCTTCATCGAGCACGGTGGTTTTTCGCAAAGACGGCACGTTTGCCCGCTCCTCGATCTCGTCGTTTAAATCAGGCGACACGACCCAGATTTCCGGCGGCTCACAAAGCGCGTCGGCCGGCACCTATGAGTTTAACGGGCACACGCTCACCCTCACGCCCAACGACGCCGCCGCAACCCGCTACACGGTGTTTGGTTTTGGCGACAAAGACTCCGAGGGATGTCCCGAATATATTTACCGCGACGGCACGATGATGCGTAATCAAGCGATGAAGAAGGCCTCCAAATGA
- a CDS encoding type 1 glutamine amidotransferase codes for MKIHWFQHVPFEGLGAIEGWLTARGHTLTCTRFYAGESAPATVDGFDWLIVMGGPMNIYQYRDHPWLRAEKRVIRDAVAAGKRVLGICLGAQLIADALGGKVYQNAQKEIGWFPVMAVPEGNLSPFAFPETTPVLHWHGDTFSLPPGGVWLARSEGCENQAFAIGTRVLGLQFHLEMTPVEVARIVVECADELVPARYIQSAEIITGAGAQPEAEVLLVSLLSKLEAG; via the coding sequence ATGAAAATCCACTGGTTTCAACATGTCCCGTTTGAAGGACTCGGCGCGATCGAAGGCTGGCTGACCGCCCGTGGTCATACGCTGACGTGCACGCGTTTTTATGCGGGAGAATCCGCGCCGGCGACAGTCGATGGATTCGACTGGTTGATCGTGATGGGCGGGCCGATGAACATTTATCAATACCGGGATCACCCGTGGTTGCGCGCCGAGAAACGAGTCATTCGCGACGCGGTGGCCGCGGGCAAGCGCGTGCTGGGCATCTGCCTGGGGGCGCAACTCATCGCCGATGCGCTGGGTGGTAAAGTTTATCAAAACGCGCAGAAGGAGATCGGCTGGTTTCCGGTGATGGCGGTGCCCGAGGGCAACCTGTCGCCGTTTGCTTTTCCTGAAACCACCCCGGTGCTGCACTGGCATGGTGACACCTTTTCGCTTCCGCCGGGTGGAGTCTGGCTGGCGCGCAGCGAGGGCTGTGAGAACCAGGCATTTGCCATCGGGACGCGCGTTCTGGGTTTACAGTTTCATCTGGAGATGACGCCAGTGGAGGTGGCGCGAATCGTCGTGGAGTGCGCCGATGAGTTGGTTCCGGCGCGTTACATCCAGTCCGCTGAGATCATCACGGGAGCGGGGGCGCAGCCGGAAGCGGAAGTGTTGCTGGTCTCACTGCTTTCCAAGCTGGAAGCGGGTTAA
- a CDS encoding DUF4142 domain-containing protein, producing the protein MKVFLRLLTLAGVGFWMVLTSPGAAETAAEANAQQLIAPEAGTSAEFNPAAPKLSRSDKRFIKKYTASSGHSIAISKQAVTRAVHADVRAYAETVVNTEELITGELVVLARRRGGEAAIGHTRSVAVEKLTKKSIDAYDEAYLKEVMGAHKTAIALLEKAVTSSDTYVAAFAVQYLAVMRDHLARARQIEKMLN; encoded by the coding sequence ATGAAAGTCTTTTTGCGTTTGCTCACGCTGGCCGGCGTCGGTTTTTGGATGGTCCTGACATCGCCAGGTGCGGCTGAAACTGCCGCTGAAGCGAATGCGCAACAATTAATCGCACCGGAAGCAGGAACCTCGGCGGAGTTTAATCCTGCGGCGCCCAAACTAAGTCGCAGTGATAAGCGCTTCATCAAAAAATACACCGCCAGCTCAGGGCACTCGATAGCGATTTCAAAGCAGGCGGTGACGCGTGCGGTCCATGCCGATGTTCGGGCATATGCAGAAACGGTCGTGAACACGGAGGAGCTCATTACTGGCGAACTTGTCGTGCTGGCGCGACGTCGCGGTGGCGAAGCGGCCATTGGGCACACGCGCTCGGTTGCCGTGGAGAAACTCACGAAGAAATCAATCGATGCTTATGATGAAGCCTATCTCAAGGAGGTCATGGGTGCTCACAAAACCGCCATCGCTCTCCTCGAAAAAGCTGTGACATCAAGCGACACGTATGTCGCGGCGTTTGCGGTGCAATACCTGGCCGTGATGCGCGACCACTTGGCGCGTGCCCGGCAAATTGAAAAAATGTTAAATTAA
- a CDS encoding SDR family oxidoreductase → MKPSSRRKPQMTSEPSLPFSSEKQRPPGLESKLDPAPRWQASRYRASDKLKGKVALITGGDSGIGHAVAFLYAREGADIAISFLPVERTDAEITKNAVEATGRRCLLLPADLSRAPACRRVIERVMKTFGRLDILVSNAAHQMRKKSLEAVTDAEFDLTFKTNVYACFWLVKAALPHLKPGAAIIVTSSETGIFGSQKLFDYSATKGALNAFTKALSMDLIPRGIRVNAIAPGPVWTPLNPSDPGLSPKKTAQFGKNNPMGRPAQPEELAPGYVFLASDADSSYITGIVLPIMGGETTGG, encoded by the coding sequence ATGAAGCCTTCTTCACGGCGCAAGCCCCAGATGACCTCTGAACCGTCGTTGCCATTCTCGTCGGAAAAGCAACGTCCTCCGGGTCTTGAAAGTAAACTGGATCCCGCGCCACGTTGGCAGGCCTCGCGATATCGTGCGTCCGACAAATTGAAGGGCAAAGTGGCGCTGATCACCGGGGGTGATTCAGGGATCGGACACGCCGTGGCTTTTTTGTATGCGAGGGAAGGGGCGGATATCGCCATCAGCTTTCTTCCGGTTGAACGCACCGATGCGGAGATAACTAAAAATGCGGTGGAAGCCACGGGGCGACGCTGTCTGCTCCTGCCGGCGGACCTGTCACGAGCGCCTGCGTGTCGTCGGGTAATTGAACGAGTCATGAAGACTTTCGGGCGTCTGGATATTCTTGTTTCCAATGCCGCGCACCAGATGCGTAAGAAATCCTTGGAAGCGGTGACGGACGCCGAGTTTGATCTCACTTTTAAGACGAATGTTTATGCGTGCTTTTGGCTGGTGAAGGCGGCCTTGCCGCACCTTAAGCCGGGAGCGGCGATCATCGTGACAAGCTCTGAAACCGGTATTTTCGGTTCTCAAAAATTGTTCGATTATTCGGCGACCAAGGGCGCGCTCAATGCCTTTACCAAGGCGCTTTCAATGGATCTTATTCCCCGTGGGATTCGTGTGAATGCCATCGCGCCCGGCCCTGTGTGGACGCCGCTCAATCCTTCCGATCCCGGGCTGTCACCCAAGAAGACGGCTCAATTCGGTAAAAATAATCCGATGGGCCGCCCGGCGCAGCCCGAGGAGTTGGCGCCCGGTTATGTGTTTCTGGCGTCCGATGCGGACTCATCCTATATCACCGGAATCGTTCTGCCCATCATGGGTGGCGAGACCACCGGCGGTTGA
- a CDS encoding sensor histidine kinase yields the protein MSATTAKNLLSTRVVVVHPEQRLADVADSLRLNRAHYCVITDERTGVFEGLIPLAGTHGLTNAGHRIFSDLIIDTPLKRIAGDAPSEAIIADLGSDHNRVLIVEQSDGRYLGIVTMESVWDWLAQSQATQQRMLERVYDDQRRLSDFLEKKVEQRTASLHQALNAFRASSINLSHDVGGPLRTIKSFVEMLTTGECGVLNDEGRAYVDRIVRAATKVETLAADILGRSREAAKSAPAAQHAVDLNEVVSDALELSQALLDERAASITKREVLHVVSGRYVPLLQIISNLVVNAVKYVPADRLPQVEIWSDESADGVRLHIKDNGRGISAANTQTIFAPFVRLDENLTAGTGLGLSIALDAVHDLGGNITLDSKEGVGSVFTVELRPAAA from the coding sequence ATGTCCGCCACCACTGCAAAAAATCTTCTCAGCACGCGTGTGGTGGTCGTGCATCCCGAGCAACGTCTGGCAGACGTGGCCGATTCATTGCGGCTCAACCGCGCACACTATTGCGTCATCACGGATGAAAGGACCGGTGTTTTTGAGGGCCTTATTCCTCTCGCCGGCACCCACGGTCTGACCAATGCGGGCCATCGCATTTTCTCCGACCTCATCATCGATACCCCGTTGAAACGCATTGCCGGTGATGCACCTTCGGAGGCGATTATCGCCGATCTCGGTTCCGATCACAACCGCGTGCTCATCGTCGAGCAAAGCGACGGCCGCTATCTTGGAATCGTCACCATGGAAAGCGTCTGGGACTGGCTCGCTCAATCCCAAGCCACCCAGCAGCGCATGCTCGAACGCGTTTACGACGACCAGCGCAGGCTCTCCGACTTTCTTGAGAAGAAAGTGGAGCAACGCACCGCCAGCCTCCACCAGGCGTTGAATGCATTTCGCGCGTCTTCAATCAACCTGTCCCACGACGTGGGCGGTCCGTTGCGCACCATTAAGTCTTTCGTCGAAATGCTCACGACCGGCGAATGCGGCGTCCTCAACGACGAGGGACGCGCTTACGTTGACCGCATCGTGCGCGCCGCCACCAAAGTGGAAACCCTCGCCGCCGACATCCTCGGCCGCTCCCGCGAAGCCGCCAAATCCGCTCCCGCCGCGCAACATGCCGTGGATCTGAACGAAGTCGTTTCTGACGCACTTGAGCTTTCCCAGGCATTACTCGATGAGCGCGCTGCCTCCATTACGAAGCGAGAGGTTCTCCATGTTGTCTCGGGCCGTTACGTGCCGTTGCTCCAAATCATTTCCAACCTCGTGGTCAATGCAGTGAAATACGTGCCCGCTGACCGCCTTCCTCAGGTAGAAATCTGGTCGGATGAATCGGCTGATGGCGTGCGCCTCCACATCAAAGACAATGGCCGCGGTATCAGTGCCGCGAATACCCAAACTATTTTCGCGCCGTTTGTCCGCCTTGATGAAAACCTGACGGCCGGCACCGGTCTAGGGCTATCGATCGCCCTCGATGCCGTGCATGATCTGGGAGGCAACATCACCCTCGATTCGAAAGAAGGCGTGGGCAGCGTTTTCACCGTCGAGCTCAGGCCAGCGGCTGCTTGA